GTGCGACAGCGCTCCCGCCACGGCGCCGAAGCCGAGCATGAGCGGCACGGTGCCCAGCCCGAAGCCGAGCATGATGGTCGCGCCGGACACCGGCGAGCCGCTCGCGGCCGCCGCCGCCTGCTGCGCCATGAGCGGCGCGCACGGCATCAGGCCGGTGAGCAGGCCGAACGTGACGGGCGTGCCGAGCGAGACCTTGCCCTCGGCCGCCTCGGCGCGCGCCTTCGAGCGGGTGCGCGACAGCGCGCGCACGAGCGCCTCGGGCGGGCGCGGGACGAAACGGTTGAGTGCGGGGAAGCGCCCGGTCATCTGCAGGCCGAGGAGCACCATCAGGACCGATGCGACCACGATGAAGTAGCCGCGCAGCCCGCCGAGGGACTCGTCGAGGCCGAGCAGCAGGCCGACGCTGCCGAGCAGCAGGCCGACGATGACGTAGCTGACGATCTTCGCGCCCTGGTAGGCGAGGTGCGGGAGCATCCGGCGCAGCCAGGGGCCCTCGGTCTCGTCCTTGACCGCGTAGGTCAGCACGAGCGGGCCGCACATGGCCACGCAGTGGAAGCTCGTCGCGAGGCCGACCAGCAGCGCTGCGATGAACAGGTTCATGGGCGTTCGATACCTTCCGTTGCGGCGACGAGCGATCGTGCACGTCGCATGAGCAGGGGCGCACGCCTGCACCTGCGGCGGTGCGGACGCGCGCCTACGCCGCCGCGCCGATCGGGCACGGCGGCCGCAACGGTGGTGTCAGACGCGCAATCGGGTCCCTGCGCGGGCGTCGCCCGGAGTCTGCGCGAAGGCCGAGACGAAGCCCGGGCCCGCGCCGGCCAGCATCAGCGCGACGACGAGGACGAGCAGGGTGACCGCCGCGATCGACGGCTGGACCGGCGGCGCGCTCGCGAGCATCTCGCCCGACATGTGCACGTCCGCACCGGTCATCGCGGCGTGGCCGCAGGCGCCGGTGGGCATCGCCCCGAGCTCGCAGGCGATGACGCACCCACCCGAGACGACCAGCGGCAGGAACGCGACGGCCGCCACCGCGACGACGAGCCACGGCGTGAGGTGGTCACGCATCCTTGTC
This region of Actinomycetota bacterium genomic DNA includes:
- a CDS encoding sulfite exporter TauE/SafE family protein produces the protein MNLFIAALLVGLATSFHCVAMCGPLVLTYAVKDETEGPWLRRMLPHLAYQGAKIVSYVIVGLLLGSVGLLLGLDESLGGLRGYFIVVASVLMVLLGLQMTGRFPALNRFVPRPPEALVRALSRTRSKARAEAAEGKVSLGTPVTFGLLTGLMPCAPLMAQQAAAAASGSPVSGATIMLGFGLGTVPLMLGFGAVAGALSH